The Halobellus sp. MBLA0158 genome has a window encoding:
- a CDS encoding glycosyltransferase: protein MDTNIDIPGVSVVIPVYNRADVIGRAIDSVLNQTYKNFEIIVVDDGSTDSTPEVVSSYKNKCNLTLVKHDTNKGQNVARNTGLKQSSGDLISYLDSDDEFLPNYLATVVEILNGQPDTIGGVMADNYDDRIDGTTSTGVNYGKVSVSDLSVEGHGLWSCTGLTFRSDILNSIGYHDTSIIKQTDLDFVLQILSKYDLFATSDPLYMRHNDSENQVSKDNRIIIEGTQRIIEKHRDVLSNKAVGKRHYDIGRAHIDLGEVEKAKSRFRKAIELNSSQEIRLRIIAFLISNKHPSLARTFCKSGIRGSPNMVSYYILYLCSWFPVSTVKLAKKIYQNYIS from the coding sequence ATGGATACAAATATAGATATACCAGGTGTTAGTGTTGTCATACCAGTCTACAACAGAGCTGATGTTATTGGTCGCGCAATCGACAGTGTGCTAAACCAAACGTATAAAAATTTTGAGATTATTGTAGTAGATGACGGATCTACCGACTCAACCCCAGAGGTCGTCTCAAGTTACAAGAATAAGTGTAATTTAACTCTAGTCAAGCACGATACGAACAAGGGCCAAAATGTTGCTCGAAATACTGGATTGAAACAATCATCGGGCGATTTGATCTCTTATTTAGATTCAGATGATGAATTTCTACCAAATTATTTGGCAACAGTAGTAGAAATTTTAAACGGACAGCCTGACACCATAGGAGGAGTAATGGCTGATAATTATGATGATCGAATTGATGGAACCACTAGTACGGGTGTTAACTATGGGAAAGTGTCAGTTAGCGATCTTTCGGTAGAGGGTCACGGCCTCTGGAGTTGTACGGGATTAACTTTTCGAAGTGATATTTTGAATAGTATCGGTTATCACGATACAAGTATTATAAAACAAACTGATTTGGACTTTGTCTTACAAATATTATCAAAATACGATTTATTTGCGACAAGTGATCCACTCTATATGAGACATAATGATAGCGAAAATCAAGTAAGCAAAGATAACCGAATAATAATCGAAGGGACACAACGGATAATCGAAAAGCACAGAGATGTGTTATCAAATAAAGCTGTTGGGAAACGACACTACGATATTGGTAGAGCACATATTGATTTAGGTGAAGTTGAAAAAGCTAAGTCAAGGTTCCGAAAAGCTATAGAACTGAACTCTTCACAAGAGATTAGATTGCGAATAATTGCCTTTTTAATAAGTAACAAACATCCGAGTTTAGCTAGAACGTTTTGTAAATCGGGTATTAGAGGAAGTCCTAATATGGTGAGTTATTATATATTATATTTATGTTCTTGGTTTCCCGTCTCCACAGTTAAGTTAGCTAAAAAGATATATCAGAATTACATATCGTAA
- a CDS encoding IS630 family transposase, producing MEEAARRVGKSKATGSRWLQRWNEDRLGQLTPNFGDGRPPKLGEDEQDELLELPRNGQPWKNQEIQHLLNEEFDVEYHPVYLSELLDNLGLSYSIHGQSAPRVQKMPKRFLTNHSDDPHNKRDGDDEEGWVVDDDICNDGGTVLGFFDTSHPKPWDNSHRVWYVDDPHIERPLVHVHEPAVGFYALDGENVVTFTEDQTKKRICNCLERIREQNSRKRILLVLDNYVAHTCEYTPKRAHQLGIHLVLLPVGSPNLNPIEQVWKQLNGKHRRSSTRARNSAVLSSMTFLNNSPPS from the coding sequence ATGGAAGAAGCCGCTAGGCGCGTCGGCAAGTCCAAAGCAACCGGGAGTCGCTGGCTCCAGCGGTGGAACGAAGATCGTCTCGGACAGCTCACGCCGAACTTCGGGGACGGACGTCCTCCGAAGCTCGGCGAGGATGAGCAAGACGAACTACTCGAACTCCCCCGCAACGGTCAGCCGTGGAAAAACCAGGAAATCCAGCACCTTCTCAACGAGGAGTTCGACGTCGAGTACCATCCAGTCTACCTCAGCGAACTCCTCGACAACCTCGGTCTCTCCTACTCAATTCACGGACAAAGCGCCCCTCGCGTCCAGAAGATGCCGAAGAGATTCTTGACGAACCACTCCGACGACCCGCACAACAAACGCGACGGTGATGACGAGGAAGGGTGGGTCGTTGACGATGACATCTGCAATGACGGCGGCACCGTTCTCGGCTTCTTCGATACGTCACATCCCAAGCCGTGGGACAATTCTCACCGGGTGTGGTACGTCGATGATCCACACATCGAACGACCGCTGGTTCACGTCCACGAACCAGCGGTCGGATTCTACGCCCTTGACGGTGAGAATGTCGTTACCTTCACCGAAGATCAGACGAAAAAGCGGATCTGTAACTGTCTCGAACGGATCCGCGAGCAGAATTCCCGCAAGCGGATTCTGCTCGTCTTGGACAATTATGTGGCGCACACGTGCGAGTATACGCCCAAGCGTGCCCACCAACTTGGCATCCATCTCGTGTTATTACCGGTTGGATCGCCCAATCTCAATCCCATCGAACAGGTCTGGAAACAGCTGAATGGGAAGCATCGCCGCTCATCGACGAGAGCGCGGAACTCAGCCGTGCTCTCGTCGATGACCTTTTTAAACAACTCACCTCCAAGCTGA
- a CDS encoding ABC transporter ATP-binding protein, protein MNENITRKDKLVALSKVAQYRPGFTAFIVVFSVFATLLEAIGLTFLLPIIEAAQEGGIPSDNPAGIAGFFFALYSFLGVPFTLEYLILGLSGVMIIRYSSTFGAKWLAVILSKDYERNMKTRSFEAALEAQISYYDDKGSDEILNAIITQTRYAGRVINGIVKLLQQILLSLMYVSVALIVAPWLTISGAVLLGGISYFVQNILEPGYAVGDRVANANERIQQKTQAGTQGIREVKLFGVVDDIYSEFRKSVDTYTDSGISLNRNEAAITSFYQLLVALMLFGLLYVAISVLSLPIATLGVFLFAMFRLAPRVSNMNSRFYNINGNLPHLVRTQQFIEHLRERKEDRQKDHLVPDTITSIAFEDVSFSYTDDEQVLNSISFEAHRGEFVGFVGQSGAGKSTIVSLLARMYDPDSGEILANGIPVGEFDVRDWRKKIAMVRQDPFIFNDTLWYNITMGAVVQKSEVRDVAEIAKVTEFLPDLPDGFDTVLGDDGVKLSGGQRQRVALARALLADSDVLILDEATSDLDSNLEQQIHAAIEELDDDRIIIAIAHRLSTVQGADCIYTIEQGEITETGTHQELVDKGGKYAELYAIQT, encoded by the coding sequence ATGAATGAAAATATAACTCGTAAGGATAAATTAGTGGCTCTATCCAAGGTCGCACAATACCGACCAGGCTTCACGGCCTTTATCGTGGTCTTCAGCGTGTTCGCGACGCTTCTTGAGGCTATTGGCTTGACTTTTTTGTTGCCTATTATCGAAGCAGCACAGGAAGGTGGTATCCCGAGTGACAACCCGGCTGGAATCGCTGGGTTCTTTTTTGCACTCTACTCTTTTCTTGGAGTACCTTTCACTTTGGAATACTTAATACTCGGTTTATCAGGAGTAATGATTATTCGGTACTCCTCGACATTCGGTGCTAAGTGGTTGGCAGTGATTCTGAGTAAGGATTATGAAAGAAATATGAAAACACGATCTTTCGAGGCCGCACTTGAAGCTCAAATTTCATATTATGATGACAAAGGCTCCGATGAGATTCTCAATGCGATTATTACTCAAACACGGTATGCCGGGAGAGTTATCAATGGCATCGTAAAACTGTTACAACAGATCCTTCTCAGTTTGATGTATGTCTCAGTTGCCCTGATTGTAGCTCCTTGGCTAACTATTTCTGGAGCGGTATTATTGGGCGGCATATCATACTTCGTTCAAAATATACTTGAACCGGGGTATGCGGTCGGTGATCGAGTTGCAAACGCCAACGAACGCATCCAACAGAAAACACAGGCAGGAACACAAGGAATACGAGAAGTCAAATTATTCGGGGTGGTTGATGATATTTATTCGGAATTCCGGAAATCAGTCGACACTTATACCGATTCAGGTATTAGTCTAAATAGAAATGAAGCCGCGATTACGAGCTTTTATCAACTCTTGGTAGCGTTAATGCTGTTCGGTCTGCTTTATGTTGCGATCAGCGTTCTTTCTCTCCCAATCGCCACGCTTGGTGTATTCCTGTTCGCTATGTTCAGACTTGCACCCAGAGTCAGTAATATGAACTCAAGATTCTATAACATTAACGGAAATCTCCCTCATCTTGTACGGACACAGCAATTTATAGAACACCTCCGTGAAAGGAAGGAAGACCGACAGAAAGATCATTTGGTACCTGACACAATTACGTCGATTGCTTTTGAGGATGTGTCATTTTCATATACAGACGACGAACAGGTCTTAAATAGCATCTCGTTTGAGGCTCACAGAGGTGAGTTCGTCGGATTCGTCGGTCAGTCGGGGGCAGGCAAATCAACTATTGTTTCGCTCCTTGCGCGTATGTATGACCCTGACTCCGGAGAGATCCTTGCAAACGGGATTCCTGTCGGTGAATTTGACGTCCGTGATTGGAGAAAAAAAATCGCGATGGTTCGCCAGGACCCCTTCATTTTCAACGATACACTTTGGTACAATATTACGATGGGTGCGGTAGTCCAGAAGTCGGAGGTACGAGATGTTGCCGAAATCGCGAAAGTGACTGAGTTCCTCCCCGATCTTCCAGACGGTTTCGACACTGTCTTGGGAGATGACGGAGTCAAACTTTCCGGGGGCCAAAGACAACGCGTCGCACTCGCGCGAGCCCTCCTAGCTGACAGCGATGTTCTTATTCTTGACGAAGCGACGAGTGACCTTGATTCAAACCTCGAACAGCAAATTCACGCTGCTATTGAGGAACTTGACGACGACCGTATTATTATAGCAATCGCACATCGACTTTCTACTGTACAAGGTGCTGACTGTATCTATACGATTGAGCAAGGAGAAATTACTGAAACAGGAACACACCAGGAACTGGTCGATAAAGGTGGTAAATACGCGGAATTGTATGCGATTCAGACGTAG
- a CDS encoding NAD-dependent epimerase/dehydratase family protein — protein MKVLVTGSTGFIGLNLVHKLQTTNSFEPLTLVRESSQTEMLPAGVETVYGDLTQPGSFEDGLRRADALIHLAAVYPGYDNDTEQQAENEEGFIREVNVSGTQLLLERAADHNIETVVFTSTINAHPDLYDDTVDNQYVITKYEADQEIVHGDWPFDWSIIHPTYVIGPRDYRLNHFNLFQRVAANRLLVPPLYIPGQYNIVHVFDVVDTLRTALNEIGTNRFVVSGENHSASTLYRTIAAVADDNCFVPPIPRSVVSIGLSPIVNRLHNRGLYPINGAEFRSGVQRGTVPERFTNAAPAKQRSLRTTVKDAYNWYQSVGVL, from the coding sequence ATGAAAGTTTTAGTAACAGGTTCGACAGGATTCATCGGGCTCAACCTCGTTCACAAACTGCAGACGACTAATTCATTTGAGCCTCTGACACTTGTTCGGGAGTCTTCACAGACGGAGATGCTGCCGGCAGGGGTCGAGACAGTGTATGGTGATCTTACCCAGCCCGGTAGTTTTGAGGATGGTCTACGACGGGCAGATGCACTTATCCATCTCGCTGCTGTCTATCCTGGCTACGACAATGACACCGAACAACAGGCAGAAAATGAAGAGGGGTTCATACGAGAAGTAAATGTCTCAGGGACGCAACTACTGCTTGAACGAGCGGCTGACCACAATATCGAGACAGTCGTGTTTACGAGCACGATCAATGCACATCCCGACCTGTATGATGACACGGTAGACAATCAGTACGTAATCACCAAGTATGAAGCCGACCAAGAGATAGTTCACGGGGATTGGCCGTTCGATTGGTCTATTATCCATCCGACGTACGTCATTGGACCACGGGATTACCGATTGAATCATTTCAACCTCTTCCAGCGGGTGGCAGCGAATCGTCTCCTGGTTCCACCGTTATATATTCCTGGTCAGTACAACATCGTTCACGTTTTTGATGTCGTTGACACGCTCCGAACTGCGCTTAACGAAATCGGGACCAATCGGTTTGTGGTCTCCGGTGAGAATCATTCTGCGAGCACCCTGTACCGTACGATTGCAGCGGTGGCCGACGACAACTGTTTCGTTCCTCCGATTCCCCGTTCCGTTGTTTCGATCGGGTTGTCTCCCATAGTAAATCGACTTCACAACCGTGGGTTGTATCCGATAAATGGCGCAGAATTCAGATCAGGGGTACAACGTGGTACAGTACCTGAAAGATTCACGAACGCAGCACCGGCCAAACAGAGATCGCTCCGTACAACGGTCAAAGACGCGTACAACTGGTACCAAAGTGTTGGTGTTCTATGA
- a CDS encoding Gfo/Idh/MocA family protein, producing MNQNNVSSLDSSRQISTEQLRAGVIGGGNIAERAHLPAYTEHKKVDLVGIADPDEERRSYLESKFSGLATYRDGSQLIDSGDLDLVSICSPPSTHKKYFIQAANNNCHIFCEKPLALTPTEAQRMVEAAQQSGIVTLLGYAYQFMSNFTRVIEMVDAGLLGDIVEAHTTIFSSPPVAGWYFDPDVSGGGVVKDKCPHIFDFYHTIFDIQPRVTSAELRFKNTTSVEDIATIGLNYEGIDVNVSVGWTHDRWYHLNELVGTDGILRFNDERLQGNVRGHKLQYKNGELPRLQLGPLYQLWGRTEDNYERRRLNHFITHCINGDDETYAPVTQGLAITQTIEDVYDAGSS from the coding sequence ATGAATCAGAATAACGTATCTTCATTGGATAGTTCAAGACAAATTTCCACGGAACAACTGCGCGCTGGCGTAATCGGTGGTGGTAATATCGCTGAACGAGCTCATTTGCCCGCCTATACTGAACATAAAAAGGTGGACCTCGTAGGAATTGCTGACCCCGATGAAGAAAGACGTAGTTACCTTGAATCCAAATTTAGCGGACTCGCCACGTATCGTGATGGCTCTCAGTTGATTGATTCTGGGGACCTCGACCTCGTGAGTATCTGTTCACCACCGAGCACACATAAAAAATATTTTATTCAGGCGGCAAATAATAATTGTCATATATTTTGTGAAAAACCTCTTGCACTCACGCCGACTGAGGCACAACGGATGGTTGAGGCGGCACAGCAGTCTGGAATTGTCACGCTGCTCGGATACGCATACCAGTTTATGTCGAATTTTACACGAGTCATCGAGATGGTTGACGCAGGTCTCTTAGGAGATATCGTGGAGGCACATACAACAATTTTCTCATCACCACCTGTTGCAGGATGGTATTTCGACCCGGATGTATCCGGAGGGGGCGTTGTCAAGGACAAATGTCCCCATATATTCGATTTTTATCACACAATATTCGATATTCAACCGAGGGTGACATCCGCTGAACTCCGGTTCAAGAATACCACGTCTGTTGAGGATATTGCGACGATCGGGCTCAATTATGAAGGCATCGACGTGAACGTTTCAGTGGGCTGGACACACGATAGATGGTATCATTTGAACGAACTGGTCGGAACTGACGGGATACTTAGATTCAACGACGAACGGCTGCAGGGTAACGTCCGCGGGCACAAACTACAGTACAAAAATGGTGAGTTACCCCGTTTGCAGTTGGGTCCACTCTATCAATTGTGGGGCCGGACCGAGGATAACTACGAGCGTAGACGTCTAAATCATTTTATCACACACTGTATCAATGGCGATGATGAAACATATGCGCCTGTGACCCAGGGACTGGCGATTACACAGACAATTGAGGATGTCTACGACGCTGGGAGCAGTTGA
- a CDS encoding sulfatase-like hydrolase/transferase produces MARNVVLICLDTVRKDFFDEFAPKINKRAEVIFSQCRAASGWSLPSHASMITGQLPHQHGIHTHNRDFSTLSPSETLFTQLPDHYSIGVSSNLYAGSAYGFDRFFDEFHDIAPHRRFPDGLDMMEFSRESDASGISEYLRFLKTVVQQEHRLKSVANGVTAKINSALRGIPIPKIWDEGATIISRKIKKRVQASSEPFFLFANYMDAHGPLQHILGFDKELHSAPYTWNSYDSGTDRIQLSETSSEHLPDSVKYHRELYSAAIDYLDRKLSMLIEWLINNTDNTTTVIITADHGDNLAYKADNHLFGHTSSLTEGILHVPFAIINPPSGYSTTETQYFSHLQLPKLIHSLVKDDTPDVFTDRIPAEVIGKSGTVDRPDEDTEYWDRMIRCVYEGQKKIVWDTLGNVDTYILNQNQPCWQDESDENSQIPAWASELFEVPISIYKSRSKQTDCSQDQVSDVTRDRLERLGYM; encoded by the coding sequence ATGGCCCGAAATGTTGTTTTGATTTGCCTTGATACTGTTCGCAAGGATTTTTTTGATGAGTTTGCACCCAAAATCAACAAACGTGCCGAGGTAATTTTTTCACAGTGTCGAGCAGCGAGTGGCTGGAGTCTGCCAAGCCACGCGAGTATGATAACTGGTCAGCTTCCTCATCAGCACGGTATTCATACACATAATCGTGACTTTTCGACGCTTAGTCCATCAGAGACCCTATTTACTCAGCTACCTGACCACTATTCTATCGGTGTCAGTTCAAATTTGTATGCTGGTTCTGCTTACGGTTTCGATCGCTTCTTTGATGAATTTCACGACATTGCACCACATCGTCGGTTTCCCGACGGGCTTGATATGATGGAATTCAGCCGAGAATCCGATGCGAGCGGTATTTCGGAATATCTTCGGTTTCTTAAAACCGTTGTCCAGCAAGAACATCGACTAAAGAGTGTTGCCAACGGGGTGACTGCCAAAATAAATAGTGCACTGCGGGGGATCCCTATCCCAAAGATCTGGGATGAAGGAGCAACAATTATTTCTAGAAAGATCAAGAAACGCGTCCAAGCTAGTTCAGAGCCATTCTTCTTATTCGCGAATTATATGGACGCGCACGGGCCACTCCAACACATTTTAGGGTTTGACAAGGAATTACATTCCGCCCCATACACTTGGAATTCTTATGACTCCGGGACGGACAGAATCCAATTGAGTGAGACGTCAAGTGAACACTTGCCAGATAGCGTGAAATACCACCGGGAACTTTACAGCGCCGCTATTGATTATCTTGATCGAAAGTTATCGATGCTCATAGAGTGGTTGATTAACAACACTGATAATACGACAACAGTTATCATCACTGCAGATCACGGCGACAACCTAGCATACAAGGCTGACAACCATCTCTTCGGTCATACAAGTAGTCTTACAGAGGGGATATTGCACGTCCCATTTGCCATAATTAATCCGCCAAGCGGCTACAGCACTACTGAAACGCAATATTTTTCCCATCTCCAACTACCGAAACTAATACACTCATTAGTCAAAGATGATACGCCTGACGTTTTCACAGACCGGATCCCTGCAGAGGTCATTGGTAAAAGTGGGACTGTTGATCGTCCCGATGAAGACACTGAGTACTGGGACCGTATGATTCGATGTGTCTATGAAGGACAGAAAAAAATCGTCTGGGATACACTCGGAAACGTAGACACATACATACTTAATCAGAATCAACCTTGTTGGCAGGATGAATCAGACGAGAACTCTCAAATCCCGGCGTGGGCGTCGGAGTTATTTGAGGTCCCAATTTCGATATACAAGTCGAGGTCGAAGCAAACCGATTGTTCTCAGGATCAAGTAAGCGACGTGACAAGGGATCGATTAGAGCGGTTGGGATATATGTGA
- a CDS encoding glycosyltransferase family 2 protein, producing the protein MKILITMAGRGSRFREVGVSRPKHEIEVRGEPMFDWAMRSLEAFFDEEFVFVAQAEHSPTAFIDAATTRLGIGSYNVVILDEYTAGQASTAMAAADSIGSDSAVAIYNIDTYIEEGALTPDVIEGDGFIPTFSASGTRWSFVETTSSGEATAVSEKEKISNEATVGFYYFDRWAHFVDAYRERADSVEGEYGETYVAPLYNHLIERGGRVTTYELDPEDVHVLGTPTDLERFDGTFDPMDQT; encoded by the coding sequence ATGAAGATACTCATCACGATGGCGGGACGCGGGAGCCGCTTCCGTGAAGTCGGCGTATCCCGGCCGAAACACGAAATCGAGGTCCGAGGTGAGCCGATGTTCGATTGGGCGATGCGGAGCCTAGAAGCGTTCTTCGACGAGGAGTTCGTATTCGTGGCCCAAGCGGAGCACTCGCCGACCGCGTTCATCGACGCCGCGACGACGCGTCTTGGAATCGGCTCCTACAACGTTGTCATCCTCGACGAATACACGGCCGGGCAGGCATCAACCGCGATGGCTGCCGCCGATTCGATTGGCTCCGACTCGGCCGTCGCGATATACAATATCGACACCTACATCGAAGAAGGAGCGCTGACGCCCGATGTCATCGAGGGTGACGGATTCATTCCGACGTTCTCTGCCTCCGGGACCCGGTGGAGTTTCGTCGAAACCACTTCCTCCGGTGAGGCTACTGCCGTCTCGGAGAAGGAGAAGATATCGAACGAGGCCACGGTAGGGTTCTACTATTTCGACCGGTGGGCGCATTTCGTCGACGCCTATCGAGAACGCGCAGACTCCGTTGAGGGAGAATATGGCGAGACGTACGTGGCACCGCTGTACAACCATCTCATCGAGCGAGGCGGCCGAGTGACGACGTACGAGCTTGACCCGGAAGACGTGCACGTGCTCGGAACGCCGACGGACCTTGAGCGGTTCGACGGGACGTTCGATCCGATGGATCAGACGTGA